In one window of Hymenobacter nivis DNA:
- a CDS encoding amino acid permease: MRSDNSLFRRKTIAAILQNPPADHEGPGGGLERHLTVRDLTGLGIAAIIGAGIFSTIGKASLDGGPAVSMLFVFTAVACAFSALCYAQFAATIPVSGSAYTYAYASFGELAAWIIGWALIMEYTVGNIVVAISWSDYFTSLMDGIGWHIPAYLSTGAQGAYQGYAAVVALMEAHLPLAQATPAQLEGYKIWNSAPVLFGDWHLVADVPAFGITVLITCLVYIGIKESKYASNLLVVLKLIVVAVVIAVGAFYIKPANWHPFAPHGVGGVLKGVSAVFFAYIGFDAISTTAEECKNPQRDLPRAMMYALIICTVLYVVITLVLTGMVSYTELGVGDPLSFVFAKVGLPRLSGLVAVSAVFAMASVLLVFQLGQPRIWLTMARDGLLPKVFTHIHPRFHTPSFATIITGIFVGVPALILNMDLVVDLTSIGTLFAFALVCGGILIIDPYGRSEARFTVPYLNGKWLVITILVIGGALLWHYNQAEVRTFAHLASFGEGYEGFRHQIPMLVFLLFCGGLAVVSFQKSLSLLPTLGLLINLYLMTQLGISNWVLFFIWLLIGLVVYFGYGYKHSRLGQAGAPVAS, from the coding sequence ATGCGTTCCGATAATTCTCTTTTCCGCCGCAAAACCATCGCGGCCATCCTGCAAAACCCGCCCGCCGACCACGAGGGGCCCGGCGGTGGCCTCGAACGCCACCTCACCGTGCGCGACCTCACCGGGCTGGGCATCGCGGCCATCATCGGGGCCGGTATCTTCAGCACCATCGGCAAAGCCAGCCTCGACGGGGGCCCCGCCGTGTCGATGCTGTTCGTGTTCACGGCCGTGGCCTGCGCATTTTCGGCGTTGTGCTACGCCCAGTTCGCAGCCACCATTCCGGTCAGCGGCTCGGCCTACACCTACGCCTACGCTTCGTTCGGCGAGCTGGCCGCCTGGATCATCGGCTGGGCCCTCATCATGGAGTACACGGTGGGCAACATCGTGGTGGCCATTTCGTGGAGTGACTACTTTACAAGCCTGATGGATGGCATTGGGTGGCACATCCCGGCCTACCTCAGTACCGGGGCCCAGGGGGCCTACCAGGGCTACGCCGCCGTGGTGGCCCTCATGGAAGCCCACCTGCCACTGGCCCAGGCCACGCCGGCCCAGCTCGAAGGCTACAAAATCTGGAACTCGGCACCGGTGCTGTTTGGCGATTGGCACCTGGTGGCCGACGTGCCGGCTTTTGGCATCACGGTGCTCATCACCTGCCTCGTGTACATCGGCATCAAGGAAAGCAAGTACGCCTCCAACCTGCTGGTGGTGTTGAAGTTGATTGTGGTGGCGGTGGTCATTGCCGTGGGGGCCTTCTATATCAAGCCAGCCAACTGGCACCCGTTTGCGCCCCACGGTGTGGGCGGCGTGCTCAAGGGCGTGTCGGCGGTGTTCTTCGCCTACATCGGCTTCGACGCCATTTCCACCACCGCCGAGGAGTGCAAAAACCCACAGCGCGACTTGCCCCGGGCCATGATGTACGCCCTCATCATCTGCACGGTGCTCTACGTGGTTATCACGCTGGTGCTCACCGGCATGGTGAGCTACACGGAGTTGGGGGTGGGCGACCCGCTTTCCTTCGTGTTTGCCAAAGTGGGCCTGCCGCGCCTCTCGGGCCTGGTAGCCGTCAGCGCCGTGTTTGCGATGGCCTCGGTGCTGCTGGTGTTCCAGCTGGGGCAGCCGCGCATCTGGCTCACGATGGCCCGCGACGGCCTGCTGCCCAAGGTGTTCACCCACATCCACCCGCGCTTCCATACGCCTTCGTTCGCCACCATCATCACGGGCATTTTCGTGGGCGTGCCGGCCCTGATATTGAACATGGACCTGGTGGTGGACCTCACCAGCATCGGCACCCTGTTCGCCTTTGCGCTCGTCTGCGGCGGCATCCTCATCATCGACCCCTACGGCCGCTCCGAGGCCCGCTTCACGGTGCCGTACCTCAACGGCAAGTGGCTAGTGATAACCATTTTAGTAATCGGTGGGGCCTTGCTCTGGCACTACAACCAAGCCGAGGTGCGCACCTTCGCCCACCTGGCCAGCTTCGGCGAGGGCTACGAGGGCTTCCGCCACCAAATCCCGATGCTCGTGTTCCTGCTGTTTTGCGGGGGCCTGGCGGTGGTGTCGTTCCAGAAAAGCCTCTCGCTGCTGCCCACCCTGGGCCTGCTCATCAACCTGTATCTGATGACGCAACTCGGCATCAGCAACTGGGTGCTGTTTTTCATCTGGCTGCTGATTGGGCTGGTGGTGTACTTCGGCTACGGCTACAAGCACTCGCGGCTGGGGCAGGCCGGGGCCCCGGTGGCCTCCTAA
- a CDS encoding DMT family transporter, whose translation MPVPTPPAALPVSIPAAVATASKTPLGAPAVAPAPPPTSAAAWGLLLLLAAIWGTSFILMKKGLVVFSALELGACRVSVAALLLLPFALRHVGRVERSRFKWLALSGVVGTLLPAFLFAYAETRLASGLAGVLNALTAVFALLVGALLFGQRLTGARTLGVGLGLLGTVVLMGLGGAGAATAPAGASNAWYGLYIVAATVGYGLSVNVIKYKLSGLKPLAVTAVLLLLIGGPALAYLLLGTGFVHKLTVAPGAWTAFGYIALLATMSTAVAMVLFNKLIQQSTALFASSSTYLIPIVALGLGALDGEAFNLWHAAGMAIILAGVFIIHRAR comes from the coding sequence ATGCCCGTACCTACCCCGCCGGCGGCCCTGCCCGTTTCCATCCCAGCCGCCGTGGCTACAGCTTCCAAAACCCCATTGGGGGCCCCGGCCGTGGCGCCCGCACCGCCACCCACGTCCGCCGCGGCCTGGGGCCTGCTGCTGCTGCTGGCCGCCATTTGGGGCACGTCGTTCATCCTGATGAAGAAGGGCCTAGTGGTGTTTTCGGCCCTGGAGCTGGGTGCCTGCCGCGTGAGCGTGGCGGCGCTGCTGCTACTGCCGTTTGCCCTGCGCCACGTGGGGCGCGTCGAGCGCAGCCGCTTCAAGTGGCTGGCGCTGAGCGGTGTGGTAGGCACGCTGCTGCCCGCGTTTCTGTTCGCCTACGCCGAAACGCGGCTGGCCTCGGGGCTGGCGGGTGTGCTCAACGCCCTCACGGCGGTGTTTGCACTGCTGGTGGGGGCCCTGCTGTTTGGGCAGCGCCTCACGGGGGCCCGCACGCTGGGCGTGGGCCTGGGCCTGCTGGGCACGGTGGTGCTCATGGGCCTGGGCGGTGCCGGCGCGGCCACTGCGCCCGCCGGGGCCAGCAACGCCTGGTATGGCCTCTATATTGTGGCAGCTACGGTGGGCTACGGCTTGAGCGTGAACGTGATAAAATATAAATTAAGCGGCCTCAAGCCCCTTGCCGTTACGGCGGTGCTACTGCTGCTCATTGGGGGCCCGGCGCTGGCTTACCTGCTGCTGGGCACTGGTTTCGTGCACAAGCTGACGGTGGCGCCGGGGGCCTGGACGGCGTTTGGCTACATAGCCCTGCTGGCCACCATGAGCACAGCGGTGGCCATGGTGCTGTTCAACAAGCTCATCCAGCAGTCCACGGCGCTGTTTGCCTCGTCCAGTACCTACCTCATCCCCATCGTGGCGCTGGGCCTGGGGGCCCTCGACGGCGAGGCCTTCAACCTATGGCACGCGGCGGGCATGGCCATCATTCTGGCCGGCGTGTTCATCATCCACCGGGCGCGGTGA
- a CDS encoding carboxypeptidase-like regulatory domain-containing protein, translating into MPARPTSVHIPQPCAESWAAMTPRGPGRHCAACQKTVVDFTQKTDAEILAVLQHAAGRTCGRFAAGQLGRPLRPLAVGAPSRWQAWLAAAVAVWGLREGAGAAARAQVPVEQGPRPVERKVGQAAAAVAPTAVVLHGVVLDSATRQGLPGVTVLLKSTLIGISTGDDGRFALEVPTEQLKAAGRKVVISFVGYISQEIILETVGNAAQMQIVMRPSHADLDGLIVINRKPWPWHPRRFYYWLTRPFRRG; encoded by the coding sequence ATGCCTGCTCGCCCCACCTCCGTTCACATCCCGCAGCCCTGCGCCGAAAGCTGGGCCGCCATGACGCCCCGGGGCCCCGGCCGCCACTGCGCCGCCTGCCAAAAAACGGTGGTGGACTTCACCCAGAAAACGGACGCCGAAATCCTGGCCGTGTTACAGCACGCGGCCGGCCGCACCTGCGGCCGGTTCGCGGCGGGGCAGCTGGGCCGGCCCTTGCGGCCGCTGGCCGTGGGGGCCCCCAGCCGCTGGCAGGCCTGGCTGGCGGCCGCTGTGGCAGTGTGGGGGTTGCGGGAAGGCGCAGGCGCGGCGGCCCGGGCGCAGGTGCCGGTAGAGCAGGGGCCCCGACCAGTAGAACGAAAGGTGGGCCAAGCGGCGGCCGCTGTTGCGCCAACGGCTGTGGTGCTTCACGGGGTGGTACTGGACTCGGCTACCCGGCAGGGCTTGCCCGGCGTAACTGTTTTACTGAAAAGCACACTGATTGGCATCAGCACGGGTGATGACGGCCGCTTCGCGTTGGAAGTACCAACCGAACAGTTGAAGGCCGCTGGAAGGAAAGTGGTGATTTCTTTCGTGGGTTACATCTCGCAGGAAATTATTTTAGAAACTGTGGGTAACGCAGCCCAAATGCAAATCGTAATGCGTCCCTCACACGCGGATCTGGATGGACTGATTGTGATTAACCGCAAACCCTGGCCGTGGCACCCGCGCCGCTTCTACTACTGGCTCACCCGTCCCTTTCGCCGGGGCTAA
- a CDS encoding lipocalin family protein, which translates to MKFLPFALGLLLATSCATLKPTPTTRFNPTTTRAELPREEAPHPKNSLEWWYLTGHLTDQTTGEQFGVEYVFFHFNLKDGKSDYQMVNVALTDPQGQQFRYDYKLGKLPRPLTDSLPVRLREHKGAQVWKFDGQEGRYQLQAALTGKKNAGYALDLRTAPTRPVVLHGGGTGYEHYGKGIEAGYYSYPRLATTGTLTVGGKTHQVAGEMWYDRQWNCAAVVDKNTGWDWLSIQLDQPREELMLYSLHNRTTGEALSNGTLSGDGGRNLRLTGPDFQLTPLTYWTSPKSKKKYPAKWRVQVPGQGYDLTVEPLVPNQELALRFFHAFTMYYWEGMCRVTGTHNGQPVTGRAYVEITNR; encoded by the coding sequence ATGAAATTTCTGCCTTTTGCCCTGGGTTTGCTGCTGGCTACCTCCTGCGCCACGCTCAAGCCTACGCCCACCACGCGCTTCAACCCCACCACTACCCGCGCCGAGCTGCCCCGCGAGGAGGCTCCGCACCCCAAAAACTCGCTGGAGTGGTGGTACCTCACCGGCCATCTCACCGACCAGACTACCGGCGAGCAGTTTGGCGTGGAGTACGTGTTTTTCCACTTCAACCTGAAGGACGGCAAGAGCGACTACCAGATGGTGAACGTGGCCCTGACCGACCCCCAGGGCCAGCAGTTTCGCTACGACTACAAGCTGGGCAAGCTGCCGCGCCCGCTCACCGACTCGCTGCCCGTGCGCTTGCGCGAGCACAAGGGGGCCCAGGTTTGGAAATTTGACGGGCAGGAAGGCCGCTACCAGCTGCAAGCGGCCCTCACCGGCAAGAAAAACGCGGGCTATGCCCTCGACCTACGCACCGCGCCCACCCGGCCCGTAGTGCTGCACGGCGGCGGCACCGGCTATGAGCACTACGGCAAGGGCATTGAAGCCGGCTACTACTCGTACCCGCGCCTGGCTACAACCGGCACCCTCACGGTGGGCGGCAAAACCCACCAGGTCGCCGGCGAAATGTGGTACGACCGCCAATGGAACTGCGCGGCCGTCGTGGATAAAAACACCGGCTGGGACTGGCTCAGCATCCAGCTCGACCAGCCCCGCGAGGAGCTGATGCTGTACTCTTTGCACAACCGCACCACCGGCGAAGCCCTCAGCAACGGCACCCTCAGCGGCGACGGCGGCCGCAACCTGCGCCTCACGGGGCCCGATTTCCAGCTCACGCCCCTCACGTACTGGACCAGCCCGAAATCGAAGAAAAAGTACCCCGCCAAGTGGCGCGTGCAGGTGCCCGGCCAGGGCTACGACCTCACCGTGGAGCCTCTGGTGCCCAACCAGGAACTTGCCCTGCGCTTCTTTCACGCCTTCACCATGTACTACTGGGAGGGCATGTGCCGCGTAACCGGCACCCACAACGGCCAGCCCGTAACGGGCAGAGCCTACGTGGAAATCACGAACCGCTAG
- a CDS encoding ArsR/SmtB family transcription factor → MKPLLSRVEAQQLDRAAAMLKVLSHPKRLAIVDLLGKGKGKDNQLSVTDIYQALDLPQAIASQHLITLKDRGVLKSTKVGTKIYYSLAVPQLLKVIDTLEDYSSKV, encoded by the coding sequence ATGAAACCTCTTCTTTCGCGCGTTGAAGCGCAACAGCTGGACCGCGCCGCGGCCATGTTAAAAGTTCTCTCTCACCCCAAGCGTCTGGCCATCGTCGACCTGCTCGGCAAAGGCAAAGGCAAAGATAACCAACTGTCCGTCACCGATATCTATCAAGCATTAGACCTGCCGCAGGCCATTGCCTCCCAGCACCTCATCACCCTCAAAGACCGGGGCGTGTTGAAGTCGACTAAAGTGGGCACCAAGATTTACTATTCGCTGGCCGTGCCCCAACTGCTGAAGGTTATCGATACGCTGGAAGATTATTCAAGCAAGGTTTAG
- the hemA gene encoding glutamyl-tRNA reductase translates to MSHPFKAVSLSFKKAPLAIRELLALDEAACRRFLNALRQELGLSDLLVLSTCNRTEVYYAADDDRSREIILALGALKGRPDVGNFLPYFDLLTVADDAVQHLFDVAMGLDAQVVGDLQISNQVKMAYQWSADADAAGPFLHRLLHTIFFTNKRVQTETRFRDGAASMSYATVELAEELTADVANPRVLVVGLGEIGADVCRHLAGSKAFASVMLCNRTRSKADALAEECGSLRVVNFEDLTGALREADVIISSINRSEPFFTPELVQHLDVLSFKFFIDLSVPRSIAPDVELVPGVLVYNVDAIQSKASAALEMRLAAVPQVRAIIAESIAGMQSWAKEMLVSPIIQKVKATLEQLRLEELDRYQKKATPAESKLLDEVTRSLMQKVLKQQVLHLKAACQRDEAEAGQLMELLSNLFDLERQPVA, encoded by the coding sequence ATGTCCCACCCGTTTAAGGCCGTTAGCCTTTCGTTCAAAAAAGCCCCCCTCGCCATTCGCGAGTTGCTGGCCTTGGACGAAGCCGCTTGTCGCCGTTTCCTGAATGCGCTGCGCCAAGAGTTGGGCCTATCCGACCTGCTCGTCCTCAGCACCTGCAACCGCACCGAGGTGTACTACGCGGCCGACGATGACCGCAGCCGCGAAATTATTCTCGCACTGGGGGCCCTCAAAGGGCGGCCCGACGTGGGTAACTTCTTGCCTTACTTTGACTTGCTGACCGTGGCCGACGATGCCGTGCAGCATTTGTTTGATGTGGCTATGGGCCTCGATGCCCAGGTGGTGGGCGACCTGCAAATCAGCAACCAAGTGAAAATGGCCTACCAGTGGTCGGCCGATGCCGACGCCGCGGGGCCCTTCCTGCACCGCCTGCTGCACACCATCTTCTTCACCAACAAGCGCGTGCAAACCGAAACGCGTTTCCGCGACGGGGCCGCGTCCATGAGCTACGCCACCGTGGAGCTGGCCGAGGAGCTAACCGCCGACGTGGCCAACCCCCGCGTGCTGGTGGTGGGCCTGGGCGAAATCGGGGCCGACGTGTGCCGCCACCTGGCCGGCAGCAAGGCGTTTGCCAGCGTCATGCTCTGCAACCGCACCCGCAGCAAGGCCGACGCCCTGGCCGAAGAATGCGGCAGCCTCAGAGTAGTCAACTTTGAAGACCTTACCGGGGCCCTGCGTGAGGCCGACGTCATTATTTCGTCCATCAACCGCAGCGAGCCGTTCTTCACCCCTGAGCTGGTGCAGCACCTCGATGTGCTGAGCTTCAAGTTCTTCATCGACCTGAGTGTGCCCCGCAGCATCGCCCCCGACGTGGAGCTGGTGCCCGGCGTACTGGTTTACAACGTCGACGCCATCCAGAGCAAGGCCTCCGCCGCCCTGGAAATGCGCCTGGCCGCCGTGCCCCAGGTGCGCGCCATTATTGCCGAGAGCATTGCCGGTATGCAAAGCTGGGCCAAGGAGATGCTGGTCTCGCCCATTATCCAAAAGGTAAAAGCGACCCTTGAGCAGCTGCGCCTCGAAGAGCTGGACCGCTACCAGAAGAAGGCCACCCCCGCCGAAAGCAAGCTGCTTGACGAGGTGACCCGCTCGCTGATGCAAAAAGTACTCAAGCAGCAGGTGCTGCACCTCAAGGCAGCCTGCCAGCGCGACGAAGCCGAGGCCGGCCAGCTGATGGAGCTGCTCAGCAACCTCTTCGACCTCGAACGGCAGCCAGTCGCCTAG
- a CDS encoding ATP-binding protein, with protein MFVLDNPLMIPIYDQKSRVKILVAVGALLIGAATVVYTNILVRQVARREQEQIELYAKAQRYIVNTEEEGGLIFVQEQIINVNKTIPIIFTNEAGVIGGARNVDIPRHLAPADSVARLRHELALMKKRHPPIVVEYAAGARDYIYYNDSHLLAQLRTYPLVQLGVISSLAVMAYFAFSYSKRSEQNRVWVGLAKETAHQLGTPLSSLVGWQSYLRESERFANEPIIEELGKDIRRLEIITERFSNIGSVPVLNDENLLQVTRNAIAYLESRVSKKVKFTIETDLPLDTPARVNVPLFDWVVENICKNAVDAMEGRGAITLHLRRVRVRRSWYRRAAPGRQVAVDITDTGKGIPKNKLESVFMPGFTTKRRGWGLGLALAKRIIENYHEGKLFVKWSELGRGTTFRIVLNQ; from the coding sequence TTGTTCGTTCTTGATAACCCGTTGATGATTCCGATTTACGACCAGAAATCCCGCGTTAAAATACTGGTGGCGGTGGGGGCCCTGCTCATCGGGGCGGCCACGGTGGTGTACACCAACATTCTGGTGCGGCAGGTAGCGCGGCGCGAGCAGGAGCAGATTGAGCTGTACGCCAAGGCCCAGCGCTACATCGTGAACACGGAGGAGGAGGGCGGCCTCATCTTTGTGCAGGAGCAGATTATCAACGTCAACAAGACGATCCCCATCATCTTCACCAACGAGGCGGGCGTCATCGGTGGGGCCCGCAACGTGGACATTCCGCGCCACTTGGCGCCGGCCGATTCGGTGGCGCGCCTGCGCCACGAGCTGGCCCTGATGAAAAAGCGCCACCCGCCCATTGTGGTGGAGTACGCCGCCGGGGCCCGCGACTACATCTACTACAACGACTCGCACCTGCTGGCCCAGCTGCGCACCTACCCGCTGGTGCAGCTCGGTGTCATCAGCTCGCTGGCGGTAATGGCCTACTTCGCCTTCAGCTACTCGAAGCGCTCGGAGCAAAACCGCGTGTGGGTGGGCCTGGCCAAGGAAACGGCCCACCAGCTGGGTACGCCGCTCAGCAGCCTGGTGGGCTGGCAGAGCTACCTGCGCGAGTCGGAGCGCTTCGCCAACGAGCCCATCATCGAGGAGCTGGGCAAGGACATTCGGCGGCTGGAAATCATCACCGAGCGGTTCAGCAACATCGGCTCGGTGCCGGTGCTCAACGACGAAAACCTACTGCAAGTGACGCGCAACGCCATTGCCTACCTCGAAAGCCGGGTGTCGAAGAAGGTGAAGTTCACCATCGAAACCGACCTGCCGCTCGACACCCCCGCCCGCGTGAACGTGCCGCTGTTCGATTGGGTGGTGGAAAACATCTGCAAAAATGCCGTCGATGCCATGGAAGGCCGCGGTGCCATCACGCTGCACCTGCGCCGGGTGCGGGTGCGCCGCAGCTGGTACCGCCGCGCCGCGCCCGGCCGCCAGGTGGCCGTCGACATCACCGACACGGGCAAGGGTATCCCCAAAAACAAGCTCGAGAGCGTGTTCATGCCCGGCTTCACCACCAAGCGCCGGGGCTGGGGCCTGGGCCTGGCCCTGGCCAAGCGCATCATCGAGAACTACCACGAGGGTAAGCTTTTCGTGAAGTGGAGCGAGCTGGGCCGCGGCACCACGTTCCGCATCGTGCTGAACCAGTGA